The following coding sequences are from one Phyllostomus discolor isolate MPI-MPIP mPhyDis1 chromosome 11, mPhyDis1.pri.v3, whole genome shotgun sequence window:
- the METTL21C gene encoding protein-lysine methyltransferase METTL21C isoform X1, whose translation MSEVQPLLKQLSCLSGLYWVTVTSAFLHAGRGKNQSPGFQEIIKKTSLYSHPLIHHLMDPEAQKGDREDDNDKKVVAEIMARCFIPTLVTATSWEEFHFVGHEIRITEAMDCYGAVVWPSALVLCYFLETNVKQYNMIDKNVIEIGAGTGLVSIVASLLGAHVTATDLPELLGNLQYNISRNTKMKCKHLPQVKELSWGIALDKNFPRSSNNFDYILAADVVYAHPFLEELLITFDHLCKETTIILWVMKFRLEKENKFVDRFKELFDLEEISSFPSLNIKLYKAMKKNRRSA comes from the exons ATGTCTGAGGTTCAGCCATTACTTAAGCAGCTGTCTTGCTTAAGTGGTCTATACTGGGTCACTGTTACATCTGCATTCCTACatgctggaagaggaaagaacCAAAGTCCAGG TTTTCAAGAAATTATCAAGAAAACATCATTATATAGTCATCCATTAATTCATCACTTAATGGATCCAGAAGCTCAAAAag gggACAGAGAAGATGATAATGACAAGAAAGTGGTTGCAGAGATCATGGCAAGATGTTTTATTCCAACTCTAGTCACAGCCACCTCCTGGGAGGAATTTCATTTTGTTGGTCATGAGATTCGAATAACTGAAGCCATGGATTGTTATGGTGCTGTTGTTTGGCCATCG GCCCTTGTTCTATGctattttctggaaacaaatgtaaaacaGTACAATATGATTGACAAAAATGTGATTGAAATTGGAGCTGGAACAGGGCTAGTTTCCATTGTGGCAAGTTTACTAG GTGCACATGTGACTGCCACAGATTTACCTGAATTACTTGGGAACCTGCAATATAATATTTCCCGAAACACCAAAATGAAATGCAAGCATTTGCCTCAGGTTAAAGAACTCTCCTGGGGCATAGCTTTAGACAAGAACTTCCCTAGGTCTTCCAACAATTTTGACTACATTCTGGCGGCTGATGTTGTCTATGCTCATCCTTTCCTGGAAGAACTTCTCATTACCTTTGACCATCTGTGCAAAGAAACTACCATCATCCTCTGGGTTATGAAATTCagattagagaaagaaaataaatttgtagatAGGTTTAAGGAGTTGTTTGACCTGGAGGAGATTTCTAGTTTCCCTAGCCTGAATATTAAGTTGTATAAagctatgaaaaaaaatagaaggagtGCATGA
- the METTL21C gene encoding protein-lysine methyltransferase METTL21C isoform X2: protein MDPEAQKGDREDDNDKKVVAEIMARCFIPTLVTATSWEEFHFVGHEIRITEAMDCYGAVVWPSALVLCYFLETNVKQYNMIDKNVIEIGAGTGLVSIVASLLGAHVTATDLPELLGNLQYNISRNTKMKCKHLPQVKELSWGIALDKNFPRSSNNFDYILAADVVYAHPFLEELLITFDHLCKETTIILWVMKFRLEKENKFVDRFKELFDLEEISSFPSLNIKLYKAMKKNRRSA from the exons ATGGATCCAGAAGCTCAAAAag gggACAGAGAAGATGATAATGACAAGAAAGTGGTTGCAGAGATCATGGCAAGATGTTTTATTCCAACTCTAGTCACAGCCACCTCCTGGGAGGAATTTCATTTTGTTGGTCATGAGATTCGAATAACTGAAGCCATGGATTGTTATGGTGCTGTTGTTTGGCCATCG GCCCTTGTTCTATGctattttctggaaacaaatgtaaaacaGTACAATATGATTGACAAAAATGTGATTGAAATTGGAGCTGGAACAGGGCTAGTTTCCATTGTGGCAAGTTTACTAG GTGCACATGTGACTGCCACAGATTTACCTGAATTACTTGGGAACCTGCAATATAATATTTCCCGAAACACCAAAATGAAATGCAAGCATTTGCCTCAGGTTAAAGAACTCTCCTGGGGCATAGCTTTAGACAAGAACTTCCCTAGGTCTTCCAACAATTTTGACTACATTCTGGCGGCTGATGTTGTCTATGCTCATCCTTTCCTGGAAGAACTTCTCATTACCTTTGACCATCTGTGCAAAGAAACTACCATCATCCTCTGGGTTATGAAATTCagattagagaaagaaaataaatttgtagatAGGTTTAAGGAGTTGTTTGACCTGGAGGAGATTTCTAGTTTCCCTAGCCTGAATATTAAGTTGTATAAagctatgaaaaaaaatagaaggagtGCATGA